In Anas platyrhynchos isolate ZD024472 breed Pekin duck chromosome 24, IASCAAS_PekinDuck_T2T, whole genome shotgun sequence, the following are encoded in one genomic region:
- the LOC139999410 gene encoding ubiquitin carboxyl-terminal hydrolase 42-like, whose protein sequence is MSTMTVVKKPKSSKSKKPSSRRSGKSKKPSTKILMSRTANWGQIPPAEDSSQVSVAQGRGGAIYCRSSEKSKAFAPRDLIVNDGIAPPQSILFPPEKICMDWRETQSVGVGLYNLGNTCFLNATLQCLTYTPPLANYMLSLEHGQSCREQDFCMMCTMETHINQALRCTVDAIEPTHVISNLSRIGQHFRFGSQEDAHEFLRYTVDAMQEACLNGSTELDRSSQATTIIHQIFGGFLRSRVKCLNCKAVSDTYEAFLDITLDIKAVSSVTRALELFVKPEELGGENCYKCSECKKMVPASKRFTIHRSSKVLTISLKRFADFTGGKINKVVKYPEYLDLRAYMSQSMGEPLLYALYAVLVHHGVSCHSGHYICYVKAGNGLWYQMNDAKVVRTDIKRVLGQQAYILFYIRRYDLTLGERAFYLPAPSYPCSFPPGQQGANSKQAGFMGPRLLPHMIKTAF, encoded by the exons ATGTCAACAATGACCGTAGTTAAGAAGCCCAAATCTTCAAAGTCTAAAAAGCCCTCTTCAAGGCGGTCTGGCAAATCCAAGAAACCAAGTACTAAAATACTGATGTCACGCACCGCAAACTGGGGCCAGATACCGCCTGCAGAAGATTCAAGCCAAGTCTCTGTGGCCCAAGGACGTGGAGGTGCTATTTACTGtagatcatctgaaaaatctaaggCTTTTGCCCCAAGAGATCTAA tcgttaatgatggaattgctccaccacagagcattctttttccacctgagaagatttgtatggattggcgagaaacacaaagtgttggAGTTGGCCTGTACAATCTTGGCAacacatgttttcttaatgctactCTACAGTGTTTGACCTACACACCCCCACTTGCCAATTACATGCTTTCTCTCGAGCACGGCCAGTCAT gtCGTGAACAAGATTTTTGCATGATGTGCACAATGGAGACTCACATTAACCAGGCCCTGCGTTGCACTGTTGATGCCATCGAGCCTACGCATGTTATCAGTAATCTCAGTC gaaTAGGACAACATTTCCGTTTTGGCAGTCAAGAAGACGCACACGAGTTCTTGCGCTATACTGTTGATGCTATGCAGGAAGCGTGCTTGAATGGAAGCACTGA attggacagatcttctcaagctaccaccatcattcatcaaatatttggaggatttctaagatcgagag tgaagtgcttgaattgcaaagcagtttcgGATACGTATGAGGCATTTCTTGATATCACTTTGGATATAAAg GCGGTTTCATCTGTTACCAGAGCTCTGGAACTCTTTGTGAAACCTGAAGAGCTGGGTGGAGAGAATTGCTATAAATGTAGCGA gtgtAAAAAGATGGTTCCTGCATCCAAGAGATTTACCATACACCGTTCTTCCAAGGTTCTcacaatatcactgaaaagatttgcagatttcacaGGTGGAAAGATCAACAAG GTGGTGAAATATCCGGAGTATTTGGACCTGAGAGCCTACATGTCACAGTCAATGGGAGAACCACTGCTCTATGCCTTATACGCGGTGCTGGTACATCACGGTGTCAGCTGTCACTCAGGACACTATATATGCTATGTAAAG GCTGGTAATGGACTTTGGTATCAGATGAATGATGCTAAAGTAGTCCGTACTGACATTAAGAGAGTTCTTGGTCAGCAAgcttacatacttttttatatcag gcGCTATGATTTGACACTTGGAGAACGTGCGTTTTACTTGCCAGCACCATCTTATCCCTGTTCATTCCC